From the Lactuca sativa cultivar Salinas chromosome 9, Lsat_Salinas_v11, whole genome shotgun sequence genome, the window AGTTTGGACTCAAGAAATACCTTTGGTGATGAGTTAGAAACATAAAAGAACCAAACAATTTGAACTCTTGAGTTTGGTAAAAGTAATTTAGTAAAAGTGTACAACGTTGACTTTTGGTAAAGAATGAGAATTTCAAGTGTATGATTAGGAAGCTAGTTAAAGTTTGCTATTGGGACAAATATATGCTATTACTTGATGATGCTAAGTTTAAGATGCAAGTGTTTGCTAAGTTATCTTGTAATGAATCACTTAGTTGtaaaaaaattgcaaaaaagTCTTAAAAAGTCAATTTGTAAGAAAAGAAAACACTAATTTATTCTAAAATTCTAAATTCACATAGCATGTAAAACCCCCAAATTCAATATGGCCTTCGCAAATGCGATGAATTGTTTCTTCAATTCCATTAAGGGAGCAACGTACGCACTATCTTCTTAGAGAATGTTTTTAACAATATTCTCAAATAAAAATGATGGAATATTTATAACGAATTTAATTTGCTTCGAAATCAACCTAGGAATGGGAATAAAGTCATAAACATAATCTTTCTGTTGCAAAAGCCAATTAAGTAGAGATTGCTTGACATTTGCAACCAAATATATTCCCAttatattcatattcattcctTTTTAATGCGCTCAATTCATCTTTAACAGCAAAACTTCTACCTTTGCAACGTAGATATCCAATTCCTCCTACTTATATAACAGGTATGTCTCTTGTCTTTCATTTTAGGTTATTGTATATGTTTCGTGTAGATAATATACCAAGATACGTTCTTAGTTGGAAACAgaataacacgtattttataaaatatccaCATGCCAACCAAGTGGTTGATTAAAAACTTAGAAGCAAAGAGTTTTGATATCATAAATGACCCTATATTTTGGGCTGTTTCCGGATTAAACCacaactttattttttttctaaaaatatttttttattttttcaatttggCTATTTTAGTATGTTTACTGAGAcaaattttttctaaaaaaactctctcctttttttttttttttccgaacAAAACCTCAGATTTTTTTTCCTTAAAAAGCGTTTACATTTGACAATTTTTTTCAGAATAAAAAAATTGAGGGTTTTTTGGAAAAATTGTCTAAAATCGGAATATTAACGGTAAACCTGCTAAAAGGGCCAAATcggaataaatggaaaaatgtaAGGTCTTTAtcaagaaaaaaaagaaattaaattgaGGTTTAATCCAGAAAACACCAAAAATTTATATGGTCTTTCATGACATCATATCATTAATACAATATTACTATATGGGTTTCTACGTGCATATATTCTGAAGCTAACATCATTTGTTTAAGTGTCTAAGAATAGCATACTCTAATATTTAATTATGGAATTAAAGAAAGTTCACAAAGCTAAGTTGAATTTAAAGCAAAACTAATTCTCTATTGATTGTGAAAGTAGAATATTTTCCATGATAAGTAAGGAGGAGTTGATCATCAGATGGCCTTCTATCATAAAActttgagatatatatatatatatatatatatatatatatatatatatatatatatatatatatatatatatatatatatatatatatatattgcataacATTCAAACTTTTGTAGATAGATTATTCTATTTATTAGCTGTGAATGACTTGGGCATGTTTGTGTTGTGTTattatctcaaattttatttttactttccATCAATTTGCTTCAAAGATTTCGATGTTGAAATCATGTCCTTGACAAAAAAAGTGCAAGTTGAAAGCACTAGCTAATAGCATGATTTTTACTTAAATTTAAGGTCTTACGCATACATGTCTATAAACATTGGATCAATTATTCTTTTTATTGTTTGTTATGACGACCTAAAGATTTAGGTTTGTAGTTGTATTTGTTTGTTGTAGCTGCAATGGAGCAGCTTCTGCACTTCACTCATGATCATATGCTCAACCTTGTCCATCTGCAACCAAACCACGACAATAAAAATGAAaactctgatgaagaagaagaagagaaagaagaaggtgAGGAGGATGATTTTGTGGCTGAAGAGAAGCATGTTGGACAGTGCAAAATGTGTAAGGAAGGGATTTATTCATTCCATATGAGTTACTACGAGTGTAAGGATTGTGATGATGACTACTCCTTGCACAAAATTTGTGCAGAAATGCCAAAAACCCTACAAAACCACCCATCACATGATCCGCATCCCGACCATAATCTTACCTTGTCTGAGGGATTTCAGAGATCTGATGATCCCTATTTTACTCCTGATTCTGAATGGACATGTGGTGTCTGCAATCTTAAGCGGAAGAACTTGTTTAATTACCATTGTTCCATTTGCGGAATCAATATGGACATAATATGTGCTACTATGTCTCAACAAAAGATGGACCACCCAAGCCACCCTCACCAACTGCAACGTATGCCCAAGAAAATGGTATCCTGTTGCAATGCTTGTGGCGAGGAACATCAAGGGACCTTCTACCACTGCACCACCTGTTTTTGCTACTCCATCCACTTAGATTGTGCTTTGTTGCCTGCCAAGTTACTTATCCAACAACATACTGATGCCACTTTCACTCATTCTCATCCACTTACCCTTGCCTATTCCTTTCCTCGAGTTGATAGAGCAGCTAAGTACTATCCCAAGTGCAGAGTTTGTATGAAGGGCTTCTATATTTACTTTTGGCTTTACAAATGCGATAAATGTCAATACTATGTCCATATTAATTGTGCGACTTCAAAGACAGAGCCATTTATGTCAATCTTCTTACATCCAGGTAATCTATCTATATATAACTTGTTTATTCTTCTCTTTAATTTGTTTTACCACTTAAAGATTTCTCAATGTTGCATGTTTTATTACTTTTTAATGTTTAGTATCATTTATCAGGTAGTGGCAAGATTTATAAAAATTTCAAAGACGATGATTATCCTAATCTTCTCCACTGTCCATTTCCGGATGAAAGTTACAACCTTCTCAGACactattttttaaataataagaaaGAGTTTATTACTATGATTAAAGAAGAAGAGCATGGCGGTGAAATGCTCAACCATTTTAGTCATCAACACCCACTAATTCTTTTAGACTCACACACGCAACAAACATCACTCATTGTTCTTCACAACCCCATGAAGAAAATTCAAGTATTATGTGACGGATGTTTGAAACCAATTACTGAAATGCCATTTTATAAGTGTTCTGAAATAAGTAGTTGTGGTTTTGTTCTTCATGAGTGGTGTGCCAGGCTACCTTCCCAAATACAACACCACCCGGGTCATCCAGAGCATGTGCTTGTTCTCGTGTCAAAGAACCCTCATCAATTATTGGGTTTATTTTTCTGTGACATTTGCAGATTACCTGGTAATAGTTTCGCATATGGATGCATTGCATGTGACTATTATGTGGATATCAATTGTGCATTCCTACCTAAAGAAATCACACATGAAGCTCACCCAGGCCATCTCCTCTCAAGAATCAATGCTTCTTCAGCTGATCTATCAAAAAAATTATGCAATTCATGTGAGTGTTACCTCCAAGATTGCAATATCGCTTTCCATTGCCCCTCTTGCGATTTCTACTTGGATACGGAGTGTGCTTTGTTGTTTCCTGGAATGATGAGGCACAAGTTCGATAAGCATCCATTGAGCCTGAGATACAATCCAGTTGAGAACCACCCTGGCGATTACTTCTGTGAAATTTGTGAAGACAAATTTGACCCTAAAAACTGGTTCTATCATTGTAGTTCTACTTGTGCCCAGTCCATGCATCCTGCTTGTGCGCCCTTAATCCTTGAGTGTGAAAAACATGTATATGCCATGTTTAAAAGAGGTGTCTTTTGTTATATGAATGTCAAGTTTGAAGGGACGATTGAGATCCAAAGACTTCACGAACATCGGCTATCCTTTCTTCAAGGGATTCAGTCTCATGGTCTATGCAAAGTGTGTGGCAAAGAATTGCAGTATAATATGATCTTTAAGTGCTTGAAGTGTGAGTATTCAGTTCATGGTACGTGTGCTTCTTCATTTGGCAATTGATCAAGTTATGTGCTTAATTGATGCTTGGTGTAACTAAACACTTGTACCTTTGTTATTTGTATCTTTAAATCATTCATTTAATTAGTTGTCagtttatgtttttaattttatgagttggtgtcacaccccaaaatcggaacggcggaaacgttctggggtggatgacgtcatgtcaagtatcacaacatatgcagtatagtaatcaaagtacaacaaccattgcattaatagtaatagttttacatagtttacattacacagaaacatcaaagttatacaagtaataatataggtgcagcttggtactaaactgacttcaccaaaagctcctgggatgtacctgtctattgctaacctgagaatacaagttgtttgaaagcgattatcagcatttttataaatgttggtgagttcataagtatttagtgtcattttattcaaataactttataaaaagtggtagtttagaatcaacggtgtattagagtccctttccagaaaatcctatattttctaaataagagtagtcttctaccaagacccgacaatattatgttttaaagagaatttccctaaaatattatccttaccaaaatacggtatttgactttaaagaaagtagaaggATATCAAAAGTAAAAACTTTAGGGAAAATAATATAGGCCTCAACaggaaatactgctgactaaggcaaaataaatcatagactccaggagagtatcgaataaacgacacgcctggctcagtctaacaaaaggagatacggaccccagacagtatcagatgcatgatacgtctagcaaggtctaaaacagagagacacagaccccagacagtatcaattgaatgatacgtctagcaaggtctaaaaacagtgaatacagtgttaattcccgttaccttaaggccatgaattataaggtaaccccgagatactcctaaccatactgatagacactaaaAAACTTGACGCCCTGTAAGCGTCAAAAATAATGTGACATTTgccaccccttggcttggtaggccgcggactgtagctaacagtcagggtgtgggggtgtcaatcccgtatagatctatacacacaatgcccgctctccctacaagagactggttaccaactagacaacggagaaggtcgtgtcctaaagatgcatctcgtatagtgagttctgatgtaaaatactggactaatgatagagactcacaactaaATTGACCgacgtaaacctatatgtctatgcatgtatacataatatataattaatgatcaaacgaccctcggacggatatccgatcccaccagaccacatctcaacgaagaaaaggaaatagggcgaactagccttcctaagtcctttaaacattatttatataactatacaagcacagacatacatttaactaagtagaagcatttaacgaagttgaaGTGTTTATCGAAGTAGGAGTGTttcacgaagtggaagcgttaacaagtaggagcgtatcactaagtagaaGCCTATCAAGAAGTAAAAGCGTTAACGAGTAGGagcgtatcactaagtagaagcgtatcaagaagtataagcgttaacaagtaggagcTTTAACTAAGCAGAAGTGTATCAAGAAGTAtaagcgttaacaagtaggagtgtatcactaagtagaagcgtatcaagaaatataagcgttaacaagtaggagcgtattactaagtaggagcgtatcattaagtagaagcgtatcaagaagtataagcgttaacaagtaggagcatatcactaagtagaagcgtatcaagaagtataagcgttaacaagtaggagcgtactactaagtaggagcgtatcatgaagtataagCATTAACAAATAGGagcgtatcactaagtagaaGTGTATCAAGAAGTAtaagcgttaacaagtaggagcattaactaagtataagtgaagcagtagtatcttaaccaagtaggagtataaaaaaacatggaagaaaactttgatgaaaactttggagaACCTTTATACTTTAAgaaatcatgacttggtattcttttgtaaaataagtttgaaaaccttttagaaatcctttgaaaacctttcataaacacatttTGGTTATGACTtcgataaaacaatataagtaaagatttgaacaagtaaagacgttttagaaaaccattttcagtatcatacttggtaaaacgattgacagtgtaataaatccttgtgcatgcgggttattaatcacatgtgattgatatgataactagcatgtttaacttctattccccccccccccccataaaacatgtaaaaacatttaaaaggttaattcaggggtatgaactcacctgttgtaagcggaTCCGACGGAGATGCCGGTATAGGacgctaagtgtcaagtgaggacttgaccacacacgcgaatcctatttaacatgtaatgatacatttaagtatctaattagccATTTagtaactaattaagcaagtaaagatGTCTTAcgacataaaaacactttgctacaagtgctagaagtgtctcgggtaacatctaagggtgtgtatggcctagataggtaGTTTACTCTTCAGGAGTAaattctttatagagtttacggccctaagaacttgtccccatgagtttacggccgtaaactcatggatggtgtgttctttgatgcattaaggtcttataacacttgtggtattaggctaggttcaattctagggcttatgaagggtttaaggcttcaaaatggaccatttgaggagtttacggtccattgacactccttgaggagtttacaggcgtaaaccccatggtttacagtagtaaactcttggacacctTCCATTCTTTGATTTCAAGGTCCTTGGCTCATTCCTAACAAGTTCTAGTGAGGGTATAAGGTTTTTTAGGGGGTTGAAACTTCATTTGACAtgttttaggggagtttacggtctaagcatatgcttgggccgtaaactatagTTTGCCCTCCAAATGATGATGTTTgggtgttccaagtccgaaatggtaagtcccttagtcatatcttaagcctaaatgaggtttggaagtgttttgggcttgatttgcATGCTTAGAGGGTGTTTAttgtctaagcatatgcttggaccgtaaaccctctttcaagcccccAAACTTGATGATTCAAGGCTCAAACACTTATAGGTTTAACccaaaactagtttctaagcctagaGGAGggagttttgggcattttggcaccattttaggtgtttacggcctaaggaggttcttaggccgtgaactccttttagTTGGCTTTCTTGAGTATTTTTGAACTATAGCAACAAGCAatgatgtttagaacaagttagggtaaaggaacttacgttttggaagcggaaacttgcggttttaAGGTGAAATTGGACTTGAGGAgatagagtagagagagaaagtgggtctagGTGGTAAAAGGGTTCTAAGGAGTGTCCAccctcccttatatagggtttgggtgttgtacccggtatacgactacccgatacttatgtttaacgaggtttaaaattttacccggttaaatggccGTACATAAAACTAAactttttttccaaataaatggaaagatTATCTACGTGTTTTTATTTTCGCCTGacgaatattaattaaaatattccaacgggtttaactccggtcaaaaatattttcgggataaatttggcgaatttttgacgtaattaatttcgacgttaactccgacgttaaaactaacagaaatttttgggttgtcacagttggTGTCAATCATTTGCTTTGTGAACAAGTTTATATTCTCTTGTAAAAAATACGCAACTCCATTTCAAGGTTCAATTATTTAATAAAGTACAGATCTTTCGTTttccaaaaaaatataagaatctTGTTATGTATATAAAGTGCATTAAAGGTGTTGTTTTCCTTATGGTGTCATGGTTTCTCTTTGTCTAATAGTATTTTGGGATGAACTTCGGAAATTTTGGTATTTATCTTGCAACAAAAGATATGAAAAAAGTTGCAATACATAAACCTTATGGTCCGACAATAAGGTAAAGAATCATCATTTATGTATTTTCCagaaattaatgaaaaaaaaaaagaatgtcaGATTTTTTTCAAAACATCAGTAGAATAAAATGTCAGGTCTGGGATTACAACACCAATTAACTTGCTTCAAATATTTACCATTAAGACTACTATTAAATATTAATCTGTCTATCAAAAAACAAAAATGGGATCTTTTTATGCTAAAAAAAATAACAATGGACTTTATAGACTGCATTGTAATTTATATACTGACACACAAGTCTCTGTCCTGCAGCAACCTATTGAGAGCACAATAGATTGGTTGTTTGGTGTAATCTTGAATCTGCAAAAACATCAAATATTGAAgacaataataaaataaataatgtgACAAAGAATtaccaaacaaaacaaaacttAGTATTTCTTGTAaaaaatgtaacaatataatgtGATTCTAGTAATGATGCATATGATTATAGGAGTCATATTACTAAAGCAAGTTTGTACTTAGTTATGTCTATATAAATGTAGTCATTTGCATGCAAAAAGGATATAATCTTTCCTTCGTTTTACGTTTTGTATAAGAAATAATTTAAATTGGGACAGAGGGTATATAACATTTTTTAAAAAGATTGGTAACATGAACGAGGTTGGCATCTTCTATGTCAAATATATCTATTGCAGCACAAGAATGGCCACAGACTCAAATTGCATGAGAAAAGATGGCCAGACCAACAAAATGGGAATtatatgaattaaaaaaaaataaaaaacccaaTAACATTACCTAAGAAACCCATTGACCAAGAATAATTACAACTTCCCTACGTATAATCCGCAATTTGGGATGAGCATTTGTGAGTTCGGACGATACATCGTTGTCAAACCTGCAAAAATTTCACCCAAAAAAAGTATAATTCAACTtacagaaaaaataaaaaatacatcaaGATATTAAGTAAAAAAACACAACACTTTATGtagataacatatatatatatatatatatatatatatatatatatatatatatatatatatatatatatatatatatatatatatatatatatatatataagtataggAGGGTAAAAAAAAAGTCACACCGGTCCTCAAATGATCAACTGAAATACCAAGTTAGTTCAATTTAACAGCTTTGACTTTTTAAAGGAGTcaaatatcaaaaataaaagtGGGATTATTTGGCATACATTCAAAATATGTTGAAATTGAGTTTAGACTCAAGAAATACCTTTGGTAATGAGTTATAAACATCAAAGAACAAAGCAATTTGAACTCTCGAGTTTGTAAAAGTAATTTAGTAACAGTAGACAACATCGACTTTTGGTAAAGTCCTACACAAGAATGGGAATTTCAAGTCTATGATTAGGAAGCTAGTTAAAGTTTGCTATTGGGACATGTATATGATATTACTTGATGATGCTAAGTTGAAGATGCAAGTGTTTGGTAAGTCATCTTGTAATTATTCACTTAGTTGTAAAAAGATTGCAAAAAAGTCAACTTTTAAGAAAAGAAAACACTAATTTTGAAacgaatttgtaaaaaaaaaatggtccaaatgtaataaaatttaaaacctgGGTCAAAATTATAAAATTCTAAAATGACATAGCATGGAAAACCCCCAAATTCAATATGACCTTCGCTAATGCGATGAATTGTTTCATTAATTCCATTAAGGGAGCAATGTATGCACTATCTTCAATATTTAAAGTTTGCTATTGGGACATGTATATGATATTACTTGATGATGCCAAGTTTAAGATGCAAGTGTTTAGTAAGTTATCTTGTAATGAATCACTTAGTTGTAAAAAGATCTTAAAAAAAGTCTTGAAAAGTCAGTTTGTAAGCAAAGATAGCACTAATTTTAAGacgaatttgtaaaaaaaaaatgaaaatttggtccaaatgtaataaaatttaaaacatgAGACAATTTTCTAGAATTCAAAAATGACATAGCATGTAAAaaccagaaaaaaaaaaacaaaacaaaaaaacaaaagtttATTCAATTTTATGTAAACTATTGTTATTATGTTAACTCTTGTCAATATGGCATTCGCTAATACGATGAATTGTTTCTTCAATTCCATTAAGGGAGCAACATACGCACTATCTTCTTAGAGAATTTTTTTAACAATATTCTCAAATAAAAATGACGGAATATTTATAACGAATTTAATTTGCTTCGAAATCAACCAAGGAATGGGAATAATGTCATGAACATAATTTTCTATTGCAAAATTAAGCCAATTAAGTAGAGATTGTTTGACATTTATTTGCAACCAAATATATTCTCATTCATTCCTTTTTAATGCGCTCAATTTACGTTCCCATCTTCACCAGCAAAACTTCTACCTTTGCAACGTTGATATCCAATTCCTCCTACTTATATtacatactagtttataacccgtggaaacacggttataaaattaattaaatttttatagtaaaaatttaaaattattaatcaattattttaaataaattattaattaagagatatttttattagttatgtgaaattataatcgttgatttaaataaatatataaaattaattttcaatatatattagacattttttatatgtgaattaatgaaaacaataatataaaattgaaaatttaaatttaaatttaaaatagaaaataaatatattgacaaataacatcacattaatgaggaggtaATACATTTAAAATGGATAagtaatagattgacaagtggcaacacattaattaagaggtctaatatgatgacacatgacaaaacaactactcttttattagtatagggagatatgtatatgtatgtctctt encodes:
- the LOC111879425 gene encoding uncharacterized protein LOC111879425, which produces MEQLLHFTHDHMLNLVHLQPNHDNKNENSDEEEEEKEEGEEDDFVAEEKHVGQCKMCKEGIYSFHMSYYECKDCDDDYSLHKICAEMPKTLQNHPSHDPHPDHNLTLSEGFQRSDDPYFTPDSEWTCGVCNLKRKNLFNYHCSICGINMDIICATMSQQKMDHPSHPHQLQRMPKKMVSCCNACGEEHQGTFYHCTTCFCYSIHLDCALLPAKLLIQQHTDATFTHSHPLTLAYSFPRVDRAAKYYPKCRVCMKGFYIYFWLYKCDKCQYYVHINCATSKTEPFMSIFLHPGSGKIYKNFKDDDYPNLLHCPFPDESYNLLRHYFLNNKKEFITMIKEEEHGGEMLNHFSHQHPLILLDSHTQQTSLIVLHNPMKKIQVLCDGCLKPITEMPFYKCSEISSCGFVLHEWCARLPSQIQHHPGHPEHVLVLVSKNPHQLLGLFFCDICRLPGNSFAYGCIACDYYVDINCAFLPKEITHEAHPGHLLSRINASSADLSKKLCNSCECYLQDCNIAFHCPSCDFYLDTECALLFPGMMRHKFDKHPLSLRYNPVENHPGDYFCEICEDKFDPKNWFYHCSSTCAQSMHPACAPLILECEKHVYAMFKRGVFCYMNVKFEGTIEIQRLHEHRLSFLQGIQSHGLCKVCGKELQYNMIFKCLKCEYSVHGTCASSFGN